Proteins encoded by one window of Thiovulum sp. ES:
- a CDS encoding cation/multidrug efflux pump (PFAM: AcrB/AcrD/AcrF family) — LVPVLASSLTTIFAFFPMLALTNEMGEFLKMIPVAIVILIFASILESFVFLPIHSLHAFKKGSAELNWTPMNNLYKKVLHFNIKLKWFFVISFPVLVLFGTVQLFGLMKYQLFPEFDSDKMFIRGSFNVNHSVEDTAKKLEVIENGLLEMQDELQIKSISLLAGFQNTTLGGVEIKPNVFELNIELHNKVPQNFIDKYVTPNLSPSYDPNGRIRDIHVAEIAEKIKNRFSDLNIEGMEEFLIIRDKPAVTKYDVEIQLNSADEVALRDAISKLENKMSGINGIISYGNDAKDGIREVKLYPNAYGESLGFSEASLSRAVAPFFLEVEQSRGLGNEGIVQVVTREKNLESIELLQNFEISTPDGTKFVQIKDVANFKDFYGFDSIFKEDGVSVKTVYANVDTTIITATEVLQQIDTTLNEIQNSGKVSFALKGEQEQNKQMMKELGLAFMIAMFLIFITLLVMFNSFRATFTVLSVIPLSVIGAVGGHILMGVNFTMPSVIGILGLAGVVINNGVVMLEFIRKAHSIDEVLERASLRLRPILITSITTFVGLSTLIFFATGQAVILQPISISLGFGLIWGTVLNLIFLPVVFVILNGKRLGIEYPLLRKLAFWR, encoded by the coding sequence ACCAATTCACTCACTCCATGCCTTTAAAAAAGGAAGTGCTGAACTTAATTGGACTCCGATGAATAATTTGTATAAAAAAGTTTTGCATTTTAATATCAAATTAAAATGGTTTTTTGTGATTTCATTTCCTGTTTTAGTGCTTTTTGGAACAGTTCAGCTTTTTGGATTGATGAAATATCAACTTTTTCCAGAATTTGACTCGGATAAAATGTTTATTCGTGGAAGTTTTAATGTAAATCATTCGGTAGAAGATACTGCAAAAAAATTAGAAGTTATTGAAAATGGTCTTTTGGAAATGCAAGATGAATTGCAAATTAAATCGATTTCGCTTCTTGCAGGTTTTCAAAATACTACTCTTGGCGGAGTTGAAATTAAGCCGAATGTTTTTGAATTAAATATCGAATTGCACAATAAAGTTCCGCAAAATTTTATTGACAAATATGTAACACCAAACCTTTCACCAAGTTATGATCCAAATGGACGAATTCGTGATATTCATGTTGCAGAAATTGCCGAAAAAATTAAAAACCGTTTCTCTGATTTAAATATTGAAGGAATGGAAGAGTTTCTAATTATTCGCGATAAACCTGCCGTTACAAAATATGATGTCGAAATCCAATTAAATAGTGCCGATGAGGTCGCTCTGCGAGATGCAATTTCTAAATTAGAAAACAAGATGTCAGGAATAAACGGAATTATCTCTTACGGAAATGATGCAAAAGATGGAATTCGTGAAGTCAAACTTTATCCAAATGCCTATGGAGAATCTCTCGGATTTTCAGAAGCTTCTCTTTCTCGTGCGGTTGCTCCATTTTTCTTAGAAGTTGAGCAGAGTCGAGGTTTAGGAAATGAGGGAATTGTTCAAGTTGTTACTCGAGAAAAGAATTTAGAAAGTATTGAACTTTTGCAAAATTTTGAGATTTCTACTCCAGACGGAACTAAATTTGTGCAAATTAAAGATGTTGCAAACTTCAAAGATTTTTACGGTTTTGATTCAATTTTTAAAGAAGATGGTGTTTCTGTAAAAACAGTTTATGCAAATGTTGATACAACAATCATCACGGCAACTGAAGTTTTGCAACAAATCGATACAACTTTAAATGAGATTCAAAACAGCGGAAAAGTCTCTTTTGCATTAAAAGGCGAACAGGAACAAAACAAGCAAATGATGAAAGAGTTGGGACTCGCTTTTATGATTGCAATGTTCCTTATTTTTATCACACTTCTTGTTATGTTTAACTCTTTCCGTGCCACTTTTACAGTTTTATCTGTAATTCCACTTTCAGTTATTGGTGCAGTTGGCGGACACATTTTAATGGGAGTTAATTTCACAATGCCGTCAGTAATTGGGATTCTAGGACTTGCAGGAGTTGTTATCAACAATGGAGTTGTTATGCTTGAATTTATTCGTAAAGCACACTCTATCGATGAGGTTTTAGAAAGAGCATCACTCCGATTGCGACCGATTCTGATTACATCAATAACAACATTTGTCGGACTTTCAACTCTTATTTTCTTTGCGACTGGTCAAGCGGTAATTTTGCAACCGATCTCAATTTCGCTCGGTTTTGGATTGATTTGGGGAACTGTTTTAAATCTAATTTTCTTGCCTGTTGTGTTTGTGATCCTAAACGGTAAAAGATTAGGAATTGAATACCCACTTTTAAGAAAACTCGCTTTTTGGAGATAG